The following proteins are co-located in the Pontiella desulfatans genome:
- a CDS encoding serine/threonine-protein kinase, which produces MSEAPFNNDELDGMARMLSSMYGERVSAEDSEGTIHAELRASGDRYTDAEVLARGGMKKVSRVFDTKTGRQVAMAELRAHAPAELYEPFLREARLTALLEHPNIISIHDIGLFPDGRPFFTMDLKRGDSLANILRKNKMPREQLLEIFVKLCDALSYAHSQKVLHLDLKPENIQVGRFGEVFICDWGLGKIADGDESDGQEFDLMLFNPDLLNNMTLSGELKGTPGYMAPEQFEKGGVKTFQTDVFALGCMLYAILTQQPPFKGNLEEIREQTLAGKVVSPAKAFPKKNVPAGLNAVVMKALNPKPAHRYTSAAELRDDVKNFLSGFSTSAENAGLIKESALFFKRNRAACLVGLMALLVVVATTVLFIQQLQGSLVDTRQAHELAEIRREEADTQRQEAEALRIEAETASALYREELDRNLRLIGSVAENREQQLFRQNLDFIYLDPVLAIELSLQQLNLLAREAPSPYYSGEIGFRHFIRQEFAVAEDHLKRGGKSHIDLWELSRKYKNRKSGHLLNLDWFAELIGDLKASKMYRTALMERMLVYDDAVREDKTGYEKVVEAVLRGWNNRWTEGRFEYDPENASLELSGINLKRFVIQSNVNSGESPLRFINIRTLDVHHTGLQDLNQIKTLRIQSLDISNTEVVDLKPISLFPALKTLIVAPNQFTDAQLAALPSTISVSIR; this is translated from the coding sequence GTGAGCGAAGCGCCCTTCAACAATGATGAGCTGGACGGCATGGCCCGCATGCTCAGCTCCATGTACGGGGAGCGGGTCTCGGCGGAAGATTCCGAAGGGACGATCCATGCCGAGCTGAGAGCTTCGGGCGACCGCTACACGGATGCCGAGGTGCTGGCGCGCGGCGGCATGAAGAAGGTCAGCCGGGTGTTCGACACCAAAACCGGGCGGCAGGTGGCCATGGCCGAGCTACGCGCCCATGCGCCGGCGGAACTCTACGAACCTTTTCTGCGCGAAGCGCGCCTGACGGCCCTGCTGGAACATCCCAACATTATCTCCATCCACGACATCGGCCTGTTCCCCGATGGTCGACCGTTCTTTACCATGGATTTGAAGCGCGGCGATTCGCTGGCGAATATCCTGAGGAAAAACAAGATGCCGCGCGAGCAGCTGCTCGAAATTTTCGTAAAGCTGTGCGATGCGCTTTCCTATGCCCACTCGCAAAAGGTGCTGCATCTTGACCTTAAACCGGAAAACATCCAGGTGGGCCGCTTCGGTGAAGTGTTTATTTGCGACTGGGGGCTGGGGAAGATCGCCGACGGGGATGAAAGCGATGGGCAGGAGTTTGATCTCATGCTGTTCAACCCCGACCTGCTGAACAATATGACCCTCTCCGGCGAGCTGAAAGGGACGCCCGGCTACATGGCGCCGGAACAGTTCGAGAAGGGCGGCGTGAAAACCTTCCAAACGGATGTCTTTGCCCTGGGCTGCATGCTGTATGCGATTCTCACCCAGCAACCCCCGTTCAAAGGGAACCTGGAGGAAATCCGGGAACAAACCTTGGCCGGCAAGGTTGTTTCCCCGGCCAAGGCCTTTCCGAAAAAAAATGTACCGGCGGGCTTGAACGCCGTGGTGATGAAGGCCCTGAATCCAAAACCTGCCCATCGCTACACATCCGCGGCGGAGCTGCGCGACGATGTGAAAAACTTTTTGTCGGGATTTTCCACCTCGGCCGAAAATGCCGGGTTGATCAAGGAATCGGCGCTCTTTTTTAAGCGTAACCGAGCGGCCTGCCTGGTTGGACTGATGGCTCTGCTGGTGGTGGTTGCAACCACCGTTCTGTTTATTCAGCAGCTACAGGGCAGTCTGGTAGACACCCGACAGGCTCATGAGTTGGCCGAAATCCGGCGCGAGGAAGCCGACACGCAACGGCAGGAAGCCGAAGCCCTGCGGATCGAAGCCGAAACGGCATCCGCCCTCTATCGCGAAGAGCTGGATCGCAATCTGCGGTTGATCGGAAGCGTGGCCGAAAACCGGGAGCAACAGTTGTTCAGGCAAAACCTCGACTTTATCTATTTGGATCCGGTTTTGGCGATCGAGCTCTCCCTGCAGCAACTCAACCTGCTTGCGAGGGAGGCGCCCTCGCCCTATTACTCCGGGGAGATCGGGTTCCGCCATTTTATCCGGCAGGAGTTCGCCGTTGCGGAAGACCATCTTAAAAGGGGCGGCAAGAGCCACATTGATCTGTGGGAGCTAAGCCGGAAATATAAAAACCGAAAATCCGGCCACTTGTTGAACCTCGACTGGTTCGCGGAGTTGATCGGGGATCTGAAAGCGTCCAAAATGTACCGCACGGCATTGATGGAGCGGATGCTCGTCTACGACGATGCCGTACGTGAGGACAAGACCGGGTATGAAAAAGTCGTGGAGGCCGTTCTGCGCGGGTGGAACAACCGGTGGACCGAAGGCAGATTTGAATATGATCCCGAAAACGCTTCGCTCGAACTATCGGGAATCAACTTAAAGAGGTTCGTGATCCAATCCAATGTCAACTCCGGCGAAAGCCCGTTGCGGTTTATCAATATCCGGACGCTGGATGTCCACCACACGGGGCTTCAGGATCTGAATCAGATTAAAACACTGCGGATTCAGTCGCTCGATATCAGCAACACCGAAGTGGTTGACCTAAAACCCATAAGCCTTTTTCCAGCATTGAAAACGCTGATTGTGGCCCCAAACCAGTTTACGGACGCGCAGCTGGCCGCTTTGCCGTCAACGATCAGCGTTTCCATCCGCTGA
- a CDS encoding Ig-like domain-containing protein encodes MRKTTWIAALAAGIVGISNAETIYIDFYDNGTVNSATETYNVLHSGAGQGGSHPLASASSGLSIMNMVDTGNGATPVDAHLISYNNDGNTSAGGGNVAIGEISGIATNASSDALWCNDQGTAGSDFGLVLTFSNLTGSAYNISLLTATSSGAGTWSVTTGAGDASAVAYPTVVNTSNTLDWTSVVPVGGTIQLTSANTSGGSWKNIWLAFASLEAVTVSGAPPSADAISTNVVEDGSVNITLSGDDTDGDELTYRIQSMPANGTLTTNGTLPDVTYTPDANYVGDDSFTYYVNDGTLDSTVATVSITVDPGNDDAPVADDKEVTVLENGSVEITLSGSDPEGSNLTYAVVSGPGNGSLSDTTGQVLTYTPDADFFGSDSFTYTVNDGAQDSAPAIVSITVIEVSDDTLIINGDFEADEIAGNNVLGPVTGWNDGANIRIDASDSKTPGNPNTVVRLTGNSTVYQNFTTTWSSNDTFKLTFNACNVWWKTGTEPGIWVSMRSATGTEYAAQLAATAQTHANTTYADWTQDMTWSFEFACSNLVAAGASPNDELRLNFWSKNNNNSINWLDNVSLALEVGELPPPSEVGDISIEVVSGGTEVALTWPTAAGWNYGVVARSSLVIGSWDTATDITNGVPGNGGDVTITIPATDDVEFYRAYLDN; translated from the coding sequence ATGAGGAAAACAACATGGATAGCCGCTTTGGCGGCGGGGATCGTTGGTATTTCAAACGCCGAAACGATTTACATCGATTTCTACGATAACGGAACCGTTAATTCCGCGACGGAAACCTATAACGTATTGCATTCCGGCGCCGGGCAGGGCGGAAGCCACCCCTTGGCTTCGGCTAGTTCGGGGCTGAGCATAATGAATATGGTGGACACGGGAAATGGCGCGACCCCCGTCGATGCTCATCTCATCTCCTATAATAACGACGGAAATACATCTGCCGGCGGCGGGAATGTCGCCATCGGCGAAATCAGCGGGATTGCCACCAATGCGTCAAGTGATGCGCTCTGGTGCAACGATCAAGGAACGGCCGGCAGCGACTTTGGTCTGGTTTTGACGTTCAGCAATTTGACCGGATCCGCATACAACATTTCACTGCTGACCGCGACATCTTCCGGCGCCGGAACCTGGTCTGTGACGACCGGTGCAGGGGATGCAAGCGCTGTAGCCTATCCTACCGTTGTAAACACGTCGAACACGCTTGATTGGACGTCGGTCGTGCCGGTCGGAGGCACGATTCAACTGACCAGCGCGAATACGTCCGGCGGTAGCTGGAAAAACATCTGGCTCGCCTTTGCTTCGCTGGAGGCCGTTACCGTTAGCGGTGCACCGCCGAGCGCCGATGCCATCTCGACCAATGTTGTCGAGGACGGAAGTGTAAACATCACCTTGAGCGGTGACGATACCGATGGCGACGAGTTGACCTACCGTATTCAGTCCATGCCGGCCAACGGCACGCTGACGACGAACGGTACGCTCCCGGATGTCACCTACACCCCGGATGCAAACTATGTCGGCGACGACAGCTTTACCTATTACGTCAATGACGGAACGCTTGACAGTACGGTAGCCACGGTCTCGATCACGGTCGATCCGGGCAACGACGATGCGCCCGTTGCCGATGACAAGGAAGTCACCGTCCTCGAAAATGGCTCGGTCGAGATCACGCTGAGTGGTTCCGATCCCGAAGGCAGCAACCTGACCTATGCCGTGGTCTCCGGCCCCGGCAACGGCAGCTTGAGCGACACCACCGGGCAGGTGCTCACCTACACGCCGGATGCGGACTTTTTTGGTTCCGATAGCTTTACCTACACCGTCAACGACGGCGCACAAGACAGCGCCCCGGCCATCGTCTCCATCACGGTCATCGAAGTGTCTGATGACACATTGATCATCAATGGCGATTTTGAAGCGGATGAGATCGCAGGCAACAATGTACTTGGGCCCGTTACGGGCTGGAATGACGGCGCCAACATCAGAATCGATGCCTCGGACTCCAAAACCCCGGGGAACCCGAATACCGTCGTGCGGTTGACGGGAAATTCCACCGTATACCAAAATTTCACCACGACCTGGAGCTCGAACGATACGTTCAAGCTTACCTTCAATGCCTGCAATGTGTGGTGGAAAACGGGTACCGAGCCCGGCATCTGGGTGTCCATGCGCAGCGCCACGGGCACGGAATATGCCGCACAGTTGGCCGCCACGGCCCAGACCCATGCGAACACCACCTATGCAGACTGGACGCAAGATATGACCTGGAGCTTTGAATTTGCCTGCTCCAACCTAGTCGCGGCAGGTGCGAGCCCCAATGACGAATTGCGGCTCAACTTCTGGTCTAAGAACAACAACAACTCGATTAACTGGCTCGACAATGTCTCGTTGGCCCTGGAAGTCGGCGAGCTTCCTCCGCCGTCGGAAGTCGGCGACATCTCCATCGAAGTCGTCTCCGGCGGAACCGAAGTGGCCCTCACCTGGCCAACCGCGGCTGGTTGGAACTATGGCGTGGTGGCAAGATCAAGCCTGGTGATCGGAAGCTGGGATACCGCCACCGACATCACCAATGGCGTTCCCGGAAATGGCGGCGACGTGACCATCACCATCCCTGCAACGGATGACGTCGAGTTCTACCGCGCTTATCTCGATAACTAA
- a CDS encoding PEP-CTERM sorting domain-containing protein, with product MKKTIVALIAVSGLLASANAEIIVNLDSLDVNSSFGTSTGTVGAVSVPLGGTSATHSFTVSGLDVAEDSTANDTVTFYYDVTAINGNIQNITGNAFSIGVDGTGDPTDHEIDPGEGLIFDNLTATVVFGDATTDTLVINSAAFTYFGLRYPGGGDVYNVTTLAGEEITTSSTLDGGSYDPYAFESPQSDFKVVSSAGGGFGVDTIQATFTLSVIPEPATLGLVSAFGGAVLFIRRRFMI from the coding sequence ATGAAAAAAACAATAGTAGCACTCATAGCGGTGTCCGGCCTGTTGGCCTCGGCAAACGCCGAGATCATCGTCAACCTTGATTCCCTCGATGTTAACTCATCGTTCGGCACCAGCACTGGCACCGTAGGTGCGGTGTCCGTCCCGTTGGGCGGCACTTCGGCGACACACTCGTTCACGGTCAGCGGCTTGGACGTTGCCGAGGACAGCACTGCCAATGACACCGTGACGTTTTATTACGATGTGACTGCGATTAATGGCAATATCCAGAATATTACCGGTAACGCATTTTCAATCGGCGTCGATGGAACGGGTGATCCCACCGACCACGAAATCGATCCGGGCGAGGGTCTGATCTTCGACAACCTGACGGCAACGGTTGTTTTTGGAGACGCCACCACGGACACGCTTGTCATCAATTCTGCGGCTTTCACGTACTTTGGGTTACGCTATCCGGGGGGTGGTGATGTGTACAATGTGACCACCTTGGCTGGCGAGGAGATTACCACTAGTTCAACCCTCGATGGCGGTTCTTATGATCCTTATGCCTTCGAAAGCCCACAGTCAGACTTCAAAGTCGTTTCTAGTGCTGGCGGTGGCTTCGGTGTCGATACCATTCAGGCAACCTTCACTTTGTCAGTCATCCCGGAACCGGCGACACTCGGTTTGGTGAGTGCATTTGGCGGAGCGGTTCTGTTTATCCGCCGTCGTTTCATGATCTAA